A portion of the Negativicutes bacterium genome contains these proteins:
- a CDS encoding phenylacetate--CoA ligase — protein MLYWNKTIETMDPAQMRQLQETRLCDLVKRLYSGSEFYRNRFQEQGILPEDITKLEDLAKLPFTVKQDLRDTYPYGMFAVPASQIVRIHASSGTTGKPIVVGYTKKDIGIWSEVMARAYTSAGINKHSVVQIAYGYGLFTGGLGAHYGAETVGASVIPISVGSTNKQVALMCDFGTTAIACTPSYALYIAETMREMGIDPKSTNLKTGLFGAEPWSEKMRDEIEKQLGISAHDIYGLSEIIGPGVACECEYKNGGHIYEDHFYPEIINPVTGEVLPIGEKGELVLTTLTKEGIPMVRYRTKDLTTLNREVCDCGRTLVRMGKILGRSDDMLIIRGINVFPSQVESVLLGLGATAPHYQLIVEREGLLDTLTVLVEVTPEMFSDEIKQMENLERKIKAELTSVLSISAKVKLVAPKTIERSEGKAKRVIDKRKI, from the coding sequence TGGTTCGGAATTTTATCGTAATCGCTTTCAGGAACAAGGGATTTTGCCGGAAGACATTACAAAATTAGAAGACCTTGCTAAACTACCATTTACCGTGAAACAAGATTTGCGGGATACTTACCCGTACGGGATGTTTGCTGTTCCGGCTAGCCAAATTGTGAGAATACATGCTTCTAGTGGAACTACCGGTAAACCAATCGTTGTAGGCTATACTAAAAAAGACATTGGAATTTGGTCGGAAGTGATGGCGAGAGCTTATACTAGCGCTGGCATAAATAAACATTCTGTGGTGCAAATTGCGTATGGTTATGGCTTATTTACTGGGGGCTTAGGGGCTCATTATGGTGCTGAGACTGTCGGTGCATCAGTTATTCCGATTTCAGTAGGTAGTACTAATAAACAAGTGGCGTTGATGTGTGATTTTGGAACGACGGCAATTGCTTGTACGCCATCTTATGCTTTATATATTGCTGAAACTATGAGGGAAATGGGAATTGATCCTAAGAGCACTAACTTAAAAACAGGTTTATTTGGTGCTGAACCATGGTCAGAAAAAATGAGAGATGAAATTGAAAAACAATTAGGCATATCAGCGCATGATATTTACGGATTAAGTGAAATAATTGGGCCAGGAGTTGCGTGCGAATGTGAGTATAAAAATGGTGGACATATTTATGAAGATCATTTTTATCCGGAAATTATTAATCCGGTGACCGGGGAAGTGTTACCTATTGGAGAAAAGGGAGAGTTGGTCTTAACAACTTTAACTAAAGAAGGAATTCCAATGGTACGTTATCGGACGAAGGACTTAACAACCTTGAATCGTGAAGTTTGTGATTGTGGTAGAACTTTGGTACGAATGGGTAAAATTTTAGGTCGTTCTGATGATATGTTGATAATAAGAGGAATCAATGTGTTCCCATCGCAGGTTGAAAGTGTGTTATTAGGGTTAGGAGCGACGGCGCCACATTATCAATTGATTGTAGAGCGTGAAGGCTTATTGGATACTTTGACAGTATTAGTTGAAGTTACGCCAGAAATGTTTTCTGATGAAATAAAACAAATGGAAAATTTAGAGCGAAAAATTAAAGCCGAATTGACTAGTGTGCTTAGTATTTCCGCAAAAGTCAAGTTGGTAGCACCGAAAACGATTGAACGTTCAGAAGGAAAAGCTAAACGTGTAATTGATAAACGAAAAATATAA
- a CDS encoding ACT domain-containing protein — protein MLIDQLSVFVENKPGTLFEVLNDLAQKNINIRAMSLADTADFGILRIIVNNPAEVEADLKNSGFAVKTNKVLACRVADVPGGLGKIVEVLAQNGINLEYLYGCASSPDNEAKIILKVDQIVAAEKALQGCLTEDKKDLF, from the coding sequence ATGCTGATTGATCAATTATCAGTTTTTGTTGAAAATAAACCGGGAACTTTATTTGAAGTTTTGAATGATTTAGCACAGAAAAATATTAATATCAGAGCGATGTCCTTAGCGGATACAGCTGATTTTGGTATTTTAAGAATAATCGTTAATAATCCGGCGGAGGTCGAGGCTGACCTGAAAAATAGTGGCTTTGCCGTAAAAACTAATAAGGTTTTGGCGTGTCGAGTGGCTGATGTGCCTGGTGGGTTAGGGAAGATTGTTGAGGTTTTAGCACAAAACGGGATTAATTTAGAATACTTATATGGTTGTGCGTCATCACCTGACAATGAAGCGAAAATTATCTTAAAAGTAGATCAAATTGTTGCTGCGGAAAAAGCGTTGCAAGGGTGTTTAACGGAAGATAAAAAAGATTTGTTTTGA